A window of the Cicer arietinum cultivar CDC Frontier isolate Library 1 chromosome 6, Cicar.CDCFrontier_v2.0, whole genome shotgun sequence genome harbors these coding sequences:
- the LOC101492122 gene encoding UPF0496 protein At4g34320-like: MGSHMSKKIPESSSSAVNLPTTTELHYKTELSSYEAACKQDTDLQTFDSTLQARTNQVINTLVEGVEVRALSFDSLKQVTGCLLEMNQEVVRVILECKKDIWKSQELFELVEEYFENSLKTLDFCTALEKCLKRARDTQLLILVAIQQFEEESESGDNRYSKTLQELKNFKEAGDPFTEEFFQIFQSVYKQQILMLEKLQVRKNKLDKKLKYIKSWRKVSSMIFVATFAAVLICSVVAAAIAAPPVAAAIAAATSIPIGSMGKWIDSLWKNYEIALKGQKEVIASMQAGTYVAIKDLDNIRVLVDRLQIEIESLFHTVDFAIEEDQAVKIAIEEIKKKLEVFMKNVEDLGVQADVCSRDIRRARTVVLQRIIKHPNF, translated from the coding sequence aTGGGGAGTCATATGAGCAAGAAGATTCCTGAATCTTCTTCTTCAGCTGTTAACTTACCAACAACAACTGAATTGCACTACAAAACAGAACTCAGTTCCTATGAAGCAGCCTGCAAGCAAGACACAGATTTGCAAACTTTTGATTCCACACTTCAAGCCAGAACAAACCAAGTCATAAATACACTCGTCGAAGGTGTCGAAGTTCGAGCCCTTTCGTTCGATTCGCTAAAACAAGTCACAGGATGTCTCCTTGAGATGAATCAGGAAGTTGTTAGAGTTATCTTGGAGTGCAAGAAAGACATATGGAAAAGCCAAGAACTGTTTGAGCTGGTTGAGGAGTATTTTGAGAACAGTTTGAAAACATTGGATTTCTGCACTGCATTGGAGAAGTGTTTGAAGAGAGCTAGGGACACTCAATTGCTTATCCTCGTCGCGATTCAACAGTTCGAAGAGGAATCGGAATCGGGCGATAACCGTTACTCAAAGACATTGCAAGAATTGAAGAATTTTAAAGAAGCTGGTGACCCTTTCACAGAAGAATTCTTCCAAATTTTTCAATCTGTTTATAAACAACAGATACTAATGCTTGAGAAACTTCAAGTTAGAAAGAACAAACTTGATAAGAAGCTGAAGTACATTAAATCTTGGAGGAAAGTTTCAAGTATGATATTTGTTGCTACTTTTGCTGCTGTTTTGATATGTTCTGTTGTGGCAGCAGCTATTGCAGCTCCACCTGTTGCTGCAGCAATAGCAGCAGCTACTTCAATTCCAATTGGTTCAATGGGAAAATGGATTGATTCACTTTGGAAAAACTATGAAATTGCATTGAAAGGACAGAAAGAAGTTATTGCTTCAATGCAGGCTGGTACTTATGTTGCTATAAAGGATTTGGACAACATTCGTGTGCTAGTCGATAGGCTCCAAATTGAGATTGAATCTTTATTTCATACTGTGGATTTTGCTATTGAAGAAGATCAAGCTGTGAAGATTGCAATAGAGGAGATTAAGAAGAAGCTTGAAGTGTTTATGAAGAATGTTGAAGATTTAGGAGTTCAAGCTGATGTTTGTAGCCGTGACATTAGGAGGGCTAGGACTGTGGTTCTGCAGAGAATCATAAAGCATCCTAACTTTTGA
- the LOC101492463 gene encoding putative lipid-transfer protein DIR1, producing MESYRKVMIVGIMLLAIANAMLLVNGQSYCHMTKSGLNSCKPYVSGDNSVDDQIPSNACCSAISKADLQCLCRYMDSGLLSFYGVDPKQAMELPVKCKLMDSFHC from the coding sequence atgGAGTCATACAGGAAGGTTATGATTGTGGGGATAATGTTGTTGGCCATTGCCAATGCAATGTTGTTGGTTAATGGTCAGTCCTATTGTCACATGACAAAATCAGGGCTTAATTCATGCAAGCCTTATGTGAGTGGTGACAATTCTGTTGATGATCAAATTCCATCCAATGCTTGTTGCTCTGCTATTTCCAAAGCTGATCTTCAATGTTTGTGTCGTTACATGGATTCAGGGTTGCTTTCTTTCTATGGTGTTGATCCAAAACAAGCCATGGAACTACCTGTTAAGTGTAAGCTTATGGACTCGTTCCATTGCTAA
- the LOC101493126 gene encoding dolichyl-diphosphooligosaccharide--protein glycosyltransferase 48 kDa subunit encodes MAKLIFVVLLTLIPILCTSFSPEKPSDRRILVLLDDFAVKSSHSLFFKSLQSRGFDLEFKLADDPKIALQRYGQYLYDALVLFCPTIERFGGSIDAAAVLDFVDSGHDLIVGADNNASDLIREIATECGVDFDEDSAAMVVDHSGYAVSSTEGDHTLIASDDFIKSDVILGSKKIEAPVLFQGIGHSLNPSNSLVLKVLSASPTAFSANPKSKLTSPPSLIGSSISLVSVIQARNNARILISGSLSMFSNRFFRSDVQKAGSPTKHDKSGNEQFFTELSKWVLHERGHLKAVNVQHHKVGETNEPSIYRINDDLEYSVEIYEWSGTTWEPYVADDVQIQFYMMSPYVLKTLSNDSKGRYFTSFKVPDVYGVFQFKIEYERLGYTSLSLSKQIPVRPFRHNEYERFIPAAYPYYGAAFSMMAGFFVFSAVHLYNK; translated from the exons ATGGCGAAGCTCATCTTTGTTGTATTACTCACTCTCATTCCAATTCTATGCACTTCCTTCTCCCCAGAAAAACCCTCAGATCGACGCATCCTCGTCTTACTCGACGACTTCGCCGTCAAATCTTCCCACTCTCTCTTCTTCAAATCTCTCCAATCTCGCGGATTCGATCTCGAGTTCAAGCTCGCCGATGACCCCAAAATTGCTCTCCAGAGATACGGACAGTATCTCTACGATGCCTTAGTTTTGTTTTGCCCCACAATTGAAC GTTTTGGAGGATCAATTGATGCTGCTGCTGTTTTGGATTTTGTTGATTCTGGTCATGATTTGATAGTTGGTGCTGATAATAATGCATCTGATTTAATCAGGGAAATTGCTACTGAGTGTGGAGTGGATTTTGATGAG GATTCTGCTGCTATGGTTGTAGATCATTCTGGATATGCAGTCTCCTCAACAGAAGGAGATCATACGTTGATTGCTAGCGATGATTTTATCAAGTCTGATGTGATCTTGGGAAGCAAAAAGATTGAG GCTCCAGTACTTTTCCAGGGAATTGGACATTCATTGAATCCTTCTAATAGCCTG GTGTTGAAAGTTCTATCAGCATCTCCTACAGCTTTTTCTGCCAACCCAAAATCTAAGTTGACAAGTCCTCCATCACTCATTGGATCTTCAATCTCATTAGTTTCAGTTATCCAG GCAAGAAATAATGCTCGGATATTGATCTCTGGCTCATTGAGCATGTTCAGCAACCG aTTTTTCAGGTCAGATGTGCAGAAGGCAGGCAGTCCAACCAA ACACGATAAATCTGGTAATGAGCAGTTCTTTACTGAACTTAGCAAATGGGTTTTGCATGAAAGAGGTCACCTCAAG GCGGTCAATGTGCAACACCACAAAGTCGGAGAAACTAACGAACCATCCATCTATAGGATCAACGATGATTTG gaataCTCTGTTGAAATTTACGAGTGGTCTGGGACAACATGGGAACCTTATGTAGCTGATGAtgttcaaattcaattttacaTGATGAGCCCCTATGTCTTGAAGACTTTATCAAATGACAGCAAG GGTCGTTATTTCACATCATTTAAGGTTCCAGATGTCTATGgggttttccagttcaaaattgAGTATGAAAGACTTGGATATACAAGCTTATCTTTATCAAAGCAG ATTCCTGTCCGACCATTCAGACACAATGAATATGAGAGATTTATCCCAGCCGCTTATCCCTATTATGGAGCAGCATTTTCGATG ATGGCAGGTTTCTTTGTGTTCAGTGCTGTTCATCTTTACAACAAGTAG